One Helianthus annuus cultivar XRQ/B chromosome 12, HanXRQr2.0-SUNRISE, whole genome shotgun sequence genomic region harbors:
- the LOC110892459 gene encoding LOW QUALITY PROTEIN: receptor-like protein kinase FERONIA (The sequence of the model RefSeq protein was modified relative to this genomic sequence to represent the inferred CDS: inserted 1 base in 1 codon), with the protein MLNSKIVRRLNRVSQLSSSSESPQLCRQFTFSEVQLATRNLDESFVIGCGGFGKVYKGTITNGPNLSTVAIKRLDSTSNQGASEFWAEVNMLSNLRHCHLVSFIGYCNDGLEMIVVXPNGTLEDHLHKRQTPLSWVQRLTICIGAARGLEYLHTGTGIKHGVVHRDVKSSNILLDDSWEAKISDFGLSKICPKNRQTTYVNTGVKGTFGYLDPDYFYTGKLTRKSDVYAFGVVLFEVLCGKRAVDSRINEEHWGLAVWAQESIKEGRLKQIVDTSIRGSVSPKCLKEFAQLAKQCLHKDPKQRPTMAKVVVALESTLALQDNNILQPTSMNFYGPPPTFKYKNQFF; encoded by the exons ATGCTGAACTCGAAGATCGTTAGGAGACTAAATCGAGTCAGTCAATTGAG TTCATCCTCAGAGTCGCCACAGCTGTGCCGCCAGTTTACGTTTTCTGAGGTTCAGCTAGCAACCCGAAACCTTGATGAGTCATTCGTCATAGGCTGTGGGGGTTTTGGCAAGGTTTACAAAGGAACCATCACTAATGGCCCAAATCTTTCGACTGTCGCCATAAAGCGGCTGGATTCAACTTCTAATCAAGGAGCATCAGAATTTTGGGCTGAAGTAAATATGCTTTCTAACCTAAGGCACTGTCACCTGGTGTCTTTCATTGGTTATTGCAATGATGGGCTAGAAATGATCGTCG TGCCAAATGGAACACTTGAAGACCATCTCCACAAGCGCCAAACTCCTCTATCTTGGGTTCAAAGACTCACAATATGCATAGGGGCTGCTCGTGGGTTAGAATATCTTCACACAGGTACGGGTATTAAGCATGGGGTTGTACATCGCGATGTTAAAAGTTCAAATATATTGTTAGATGACAGTTGGGAAGCTAAGATTTCAGATTTTGGATTGTCCAAAATATGTCCAAAAAACCGGCAGACCACTTATGTCAACACTGGCGTAAAAGGCACGTTTGGGTATCTTGATCCCGATTACTTTTACACTGGTAAGCTGACCAGAAAATCCGATGTATATGCTTTTGGGGTGGTACTGTTTGAAGTCTTGTGTGGGAAACGGGCAGTAGATAGTAGAATTAATGAGGAGCATTGGGGTCTGGCAGTATGGGCTCAAGAATCCATTAAAGAAGGTAGGCTAAAGCAAATTGTTGATACTAGTATAAGGGGGTCAGTATCTCCTAAATGTTTAAAGGAGTTTGCACAGCTTGCAAAACAGTGCTTGCATAAAGATCCAAAACAGCGACCTACAATGGCCAAGGTTGTGGTAGCTCTTGAGTCTACTCTGGCCTTACAAGACAACAATATATTACAGCCTACCAGCATGAATTTTTATGGACCGCCACCCACTTTTAAATATAAAAACCAATTCTTTTAA
- the LOC118484996 gene encoding uncharacterized protein LOC118484996 produces MADELPLWFPPMSSDDSSDSSILFFQNLIEEAELQDTGTSNRRRYIERQREEGHETLMADYFVEDPKYNEDIFRHRFRMSKRLFLKIVSDVEENDPWFVEAPDARGRKGFTPLQKVTSAIKQLATGNTPNENDEYLHMAERISRECLEYFCDTV; encoded by the coding sequence ATGGCGGATGAACTCCCGTTATGGTTCCCACCCATGAGTAGCGACGATTCATCCGATAGTAGCattcttttttttcaaaatctaatcGAAGAAGCCGAACTTCAAGATACCGGCACATCTAACCGAAGGAGATATATTGAACGTCAACGTGAGGAGGggcatgagacactcatggcgGATTATTTTGTCGAAGACCCGAAGTACAACGAAGATATCTTTCGGCATAGGTTCCGTATGTCGAAacgtttgtttctaaaaattgtGTCCGATGTGGAAGAGAACGACCCGTGGTTTGTAGAGGCCCCCGATGCGCGAGGTAGGAAGGGCTTTACGCCCTTGCAAAAGGTGACATCGGCTATTAAACAGCTCGCAACTGGAAACACTCCAAACGAGAACGACGAGTACTTGCATATGGCCGAAAGAATTTCCCGCGAGTGCCTAGAATATTTTTGTGACACGGTTTGA